From one Streptomyces mobaraensis genomic stretch:
- a CDS encoding thymidylate synthase, which yields MADTQYEDLLRLVLTSGTAKADRTGTGTRSVFGHQLRYDLSQGFPLVTTKKVHLKSIVYELLWFLRGDSNVGWLREHGVTIWDEWADENGDLGPVYGAQWRSWPAPDGRHIDQISEVLDTLRRNPDSRRMIVSAWNVAELDRMALAPCHAFFQFYVADGKLSCQLYQRSADLFLGVPFNIASYALLTHMVAQQVGLEPGDFIWTGGDCHIYDNHVEQVTEQLSRTPFEFPTLRLRQADSLFSYAYSDVEVVDYRHHPAIKAPVAV from the coding sequence GTGGCGGACACCCAGTACGAAGACCTGTTGCGGCTAGTGCTCACCTCCGGAACGGCCAAGGCCGACCGGACGGGCACCGGCACCCGAAGTGTCTTCGGGCACCAGCTGCGGTACGACCTCTCCCAGGGATTCCCCCTGGTCACCACCAAAAAGGTGCACCTCAAGTCCATCGTGTACGAGCTGCTGTGGTTCCTCCGCGGCGACTCGAACGTCGGCTGGCTGCGGGAGCACGGCGTCACCATCTGGGACGAGTGGGCCGACGAGAACGGCGACCTCGGTCCCGTCTACGGCGCGCAGTGGCGCTCCTGGCCCGCCCCGGACGGCCGGCACATCGACCAGATCAGCGAGGTCCTCGACACGCTGCGCCGGAACCCGGACTCCCGCCGGATGATCGTCTCCGCCTGGAACGTCGCCGAGCTGGACAGGATGGCCCTGGCACCGTGCCACGCCTTCTTCCAGTTCTACGTGGCCGACGGCAAGCTCTCCTGCCAGCTGTACCAGCGCAGCGCGGACCTGTTCCTCGGTGTGCCGTTCAACATCGCCAGCTACGCCCTGCTCACGCACATGGTGGCGCAGCAGGTCGGGCTCGAACCGGGTGACTTCATCTGGACCGGCGGCGACTGCCACATCTACGACAACCACGTCGAGCAGGTGACCGAGCAGCTCTCGCGCACCCCGTTCGAGTTCCCCACGCTGCGGCTGCGGCAGGCGGACTCGCTCTTCTCCTACGCGTACTCCGACGTCGAGGTGGTCGACTACCGGCACCATCCGGCGATCAAGGCCCCGGTCGCGGTATGA
- a CDS encoding XdhC family protein: MLDLAEDLHRWCAEGRDFAVATVAAVHGSAPRQPGAALAVDAAGTAIGSVSGGCVEGAVYELCREALESGSARRERFGYSDEDAFAVGLTCGGVIEVLITPVRAADPWRGVYEAALSAAAGGEAVALVRSLSAAEPGALLVRPDGAFSGSLGAATATADDRARALANDRATADDRATAPAADRRAADEAAAFLVTGRTGVLTPVADGAYCGRPAELLIETSVPPPRLIVFGAIDFAAALARVGKFLGHHVTVCDARPVFATRARFPDADEVVVDWPHRYLDGQRHLDPRTAVCVLTHDEKFDIPLLVRALRLPLAYVGAMGSHRTHHARLARLRAAGLGEAELSRLRSPIGLDLGGRTPEETALSIAAEIVAVRRGGSGTPLRGAGVPIHREVAVGVRC; this comes from the coding sequence ATGCTGGACCTCGCGGAAGACCTGCACCGCTGGTGCGCGGAGGGCCGCGACTTCGCCGTCGCCACCGTCGCCGCCGTCCACGGCAGCGCCCCGAGACAGCCGGGCGCCGCCCTCGCCGTCGACGCGGCGGGCACGGCGATCGGCTCGGTCTCGGGCGGCTGCGTCGAGGGCGCCGTCTACGAGCTCTGCCGCGAGGCGCTGGAGAGCGGCTCCGCCCGGCGCGAGCGCTTCGGCTACTCGGACGAGGACGCGTTCGCGGTGGGGCTGACGTGCGGAGGCGTGATCGAGGTCCTGATCACGCCGGTCCGGGCGGCGGACCCCTGGCGGGGCGTGTACGAGGCGGCGCTGTCGGCGGCGGCGGGCGGGGAGGCCGTGGCGCTGGTCCGCTCCCTGTCCGCCGCGGAACCGGGCGCCCTCCTGGTCCGCCCGGACGGCGCCTTCTCGGGATCGCTCGGCGCGGCGACGGCGACGGCGGACGACCGGGCGAGGGCGCTGGCGAACGACCGGGCGACGGCGGACGACCGGGCGACGGCGCCGGCGGCCGACCGGCGGGCGGCCGACGAGGCCGCCGCCTTCCTGGTCACCGGCCGTACGGGCGTCCTGACGCCGGTCGCCGACGGCGCGTACTGCGGCCGGCCGGCCGAGCTGCTGATCGAGACCAGCGTCCCGCCGCCGCGCCTGATCGTCTTCGGCGCGATCGACTTCGCGGCGGCGCTGGCACGCGTCGGGAAGTTCCTCGGCCACCACGTCACGGTGTGCGACGCCCGCCCGGTGTTCGCCACCCGCGCCCGCTTCCCGGACGCGGACGAGGTTGTCGTCGACTGGCCGCACCGCTACCTGGACGGGCAGCGCCACCTGGACCCGCGCACGGCCGTCTGCGTCCTGACCCACGACGAGAAGTTCGACATCCCGCTCCTGGTCCGCGCCCTCCGCCTCCCCCTCGCCTACGTCGGCGCCATGGGTTCCCACCGCACCCACCACGCCCGCCTCGCCCGCCTCCGCGCGGCGGGGCTGGGGGAGGCGGAGCTGTCCCGCCTCCGCTCGCCCATCGGTCTCGACCTGGGCGGCCGGACGCCGGAGGAGACGGCCCTGTCGATCGCGGCGGAGATCGTCGCGGTACGCAGGGGCGGGTCGGGGACGCCGCTGCGGGGGGCCGGGGTGCCGATTCACCGGGAGGTGGCGGTGGGGGTGAGGTGCTGA
- a CDS encoding (2Fe-2S)-binding protein, giving the protein MRVNMTVNGRQRRADDVWEGESLLYVLRERLGLPGSKNACEQGECGSCTVRLDGVPVCACLVAAGQAEGRDVVTVEGLAARAGVPDGHLSPVQEAFVDAGAVQCGFCTPGLLVAADDLLARDPDPSDADIREALSGNLCRCTGYEKILDAVRLAAARGGDDASDASGRMGREG; this is encoded by the coding sequence GTGCGCGTGAACATGACGGTCAACGGCCGGCAGCGGCGGGCCGACGACGTGTGGGAGGGCGAGAGCCTCCTCTACGTCCTGCGTGAGCGCCTGGGCCTGCCGGGCTCCAAGAACGCCTGCGAGCAGGGCGAATGCGGCTCGTGCACGGTCCGCCTGGACGGCGTCCCGGTCTGCGCCTGCCTGGTCGCCGCGGGTCAGGCGGAGGGACGCGACGTCGTCACCGTCGAGGGCCTGGCCGCCCGCGCGGGCGTACCGGACGGGCACCTCTCCCCGGTGCAGGAGGCGTTCGTCGACGCGGGCGCCGTGCAGTGCGGCTTCTGCACCCCCGGCCTGCTCGTCGCCGCCGACGACCTGCTGGCCCGCGACCCGGACCCGTCCGACGCGGACATCCGCGAGGCCCTCTCCGGCAACCTCTGCCGGTGCACGGGCTACGAGAAGATCCTCGACGCGGTACGCCTCGCCGCTGCGCGGGGCGGGGACGACGCCAGTGACGCGAGCGGCCGAATGGGACGGGAGGGCTGA
- a CDS encoding nuclear transport factor 2 family protein — translation MSPYETAHRLGVRFHAFLSAGDWAGIRTLLTDDATWTLPGDNAISGTAEGADAVVERAEKIASYGVDFELLHILVSRENMALSLHNTARRGDVRLDEHLSTVCRLRDGKIAGIETYLSDVDGMNAFFV, via the coding sequence ATGTCCCCGTACGAGACCGCCCACCGGCTCGGTGTCCGTTTCCACGCCTTCCTCAGCGCCGGCGACTGGGCCGGTATCCGAACGCTGCTCACCGACGACGCCACCTGGACACTGCCCGGCGACAACGCGATCTCCGGCACGGCGGAGGGGGCCGACGCGGTGGTGGAGCGGGCCGAGAAGATCGCGTCCTACGGCGTCGACTTCGAGCTGCTGCACATCCTCGTCAGCCGCGAGAACATGGCCCTGTCCCTGCACAACACCGCCCGCCGGGGCGACGTACGACTGGACGAACACCTGTCCACCGTCTGCCGTCTGCGCGACGGCAAGATCGCGGGGATCGAGACGTACCTGTCGGATGTCGACGGGATGAACGCCTTCTTCGTCTGA
- the pucD gene encoding xanthine dehydrogenase subunit D, with product MPAPGGDSADGTPADDHPAGVPATNAPANASAANAPAPNAPAANAPAPGGPAASGSRRRGRLAAAGLTQGSRTRGGIGESTLRPDGTLKVTGEFAYASDLWHEDMLWGHTLRSPHAHARILSVDAAEALATPGVYAVLTHDDLPAATRYGLELQDTPVLADGVVRHHGEPVALVAADHPETARRAAAKIRVAYEELPVVTDEASATAPGAPVLHPGRTDGHAAHVPHPNIVHRQPVRRGDVAAAKARAVAVVTGEYEVGMQDQAFLGPESGLAMPAEDGGVDLYIATQWLHADLRQIAPVLGLPEDKVRMTLSGVGGAFGGREDLSMQAHACLLALRTGRPVKMVYNRFESFFGHVHRHPAKLRYEHGADRDGRLLYVTARIVLDGGAYASSSPAVVGNAASLAVGPYECPNVDVEALALYTNNPPCGAMRGFGAVQACFAYEAQMDRLAAELGLDPVEFRRRNAMSHGSVMPTGQPVDAPAPVAELLRRVQAMPMPPERQWETAGGAPDLRALPGGVANTTHGEGVVRGVGYAVGIKNVGFSEGFDDYSTARVRLEYAGGEAVATVHTAMAEVGQGGVTVHAQIARTELGVSRVTIHPADTRVGSAGSTSASRQTYVTGGAVRHACATVRERVLVLGRTKFGTYHPAWATAGLLLEDGKIVTDGGEVLAALADVLEGEEPVEAEAEWRHRPTEPFDLRTGQGTGHVQYSFAAHRAVVEVDTELGLVKVVELACAQDVGKALNPLSVTGQIQGGSTQGLGLAVMEEIAVDPVTGKVRNPSFTDYLIPTILDTPAMPVDVLELADPHAPYGLRGVGEAPTLSSTPAVVAAIRQATGLALRRVPVRPEHLTGG from the coding sequence ATGCCCGCTCCCGGTGGCGACTCGGCCGACGGCACACCCGCAGACGACCACCCGGCCGGCGTCCCCGCCACGAACGCCCCCGCGAACGCCTCCGCCGCGAACGCCCCCGCCCCGAACGCCCCCGCCGCGAACGCCCCGGCCCCCGGAGGCCCCGCGGCCTCCGGCTCGCGACGGCGCGGTCGGCTCGCCGCCGCCGGGCTCACCCAGGGCAGCCGCACCCGCGGCGGCATCGGGGAGTCGACGCTCCGCCCCGACGGCACGCTCAAGGTCACCGGCGAGTTCGCCTACGCCTCCGACCTGTGGCACGAGGACATGCTCTGGGGCCACACCCTGCGCAGCCCGCACGCCCACGCCCGGATCCTGTCCGTCGACGCCGCCGAGGCCCTGGCCACCCCGGGTGTGTACGCCGTCCTGACCCACGACGACCTCCCGGCCGCCACCCGCTACGGGCTGGAGCTCCAGGACACCCCCGTCCTCGCCGACGGCGTCGTCCGCCACCACGGCGAACCGGTCGCGCTCGTCGCCGCCGACCACCCGGAGACCGCCCGCCGCGCCGCCGCGAAGATCCGGGTCGCGTACGAGGAACTGCCGGTCGTCACCGACGAGGCGAGCGCGACGGCCCCCGGCGCGCCCGTCCTCCACCCCGGCCGCACGGACGGTCACGCGGCCCACGTCCCGCACCCCAACATCGTCCACCGGCAGCCCGTCCGGCGCGGCGACGTCGCCGCCGCGAAGGCCCGGGCGGTGGCCGTCGTCACCGGCGAGTACGAGGTCGGCATGCAGGACCAGGCGTTCCTGGGGCCCGAGTCGGGCCTCGCGATGCCCGCCGAGGACGGCGGCGTCGACCTGTACATCGCCACGCAGTGGCTGCACGCCGACCTCCGGCAGATCGCGCCCGTCCTCGGCCTGCCCGAGGACAAGGTGCGGATGACGCTGTCCGGCGTCGGCGGCGCGTTCGGCGGCCGCGAGGACCTGTCCATGCAGGCCCACGCCTGCCTGCTCGCGCTGCGTACCGGCCGGCCGGTGAAGATGGTCTACAACCGGTTCGAGTCCTTCTTCGGGCACGTCCACCGGCACCCGGCCAAGCTCCGCTACGAGCACGGCGCCGACCGCGACGGCCGGCTCCTCTACGTCACGGCGCGCATCGTCCTGGACGGCGGCGCGTACGCCTCGTCGTCCCCGGCCGTCGTCGGCAACGCCGCCTCGCTCGCCGTCGGACCGTACGAGTGCCCGAACGTCGACGTCGAGGCGCTGGCCCTCTACACCAACAACCCGCCCTGCGGCGCGATGCGCGGCTTCGGTGCCGTCCAGGCGTGCTTCGCCTACGAGGCGCAGATGGACCGGCTGGCCGCCGAACTCGGCCTCGACCCGGTCGAATTCCGGCGCCGCAACGCCATGTCCCACGGCTCGGTGATGCCGACCGGGCAGCCCGTCGACGCGCCCGCCCCCGTGGCCGAACTGCTGCGCCGCGTCCAGGCGATGCCGATGCCGCCCGAGCGGCAGTGGGAGACCGCCGGCGGCGCTCCCGACCTGCGGGCGCTGCCCGGCGGGGTCGCCAACACCACGCACGGCGAGGGGGTCGTGCGCGGGGTCGGCTACGCGGTCGGCATCAAGAACGTCGGCTTCTCGGAGGGCTTCGACGACTACTCCACGGCACGGGTGCGGCTGGAGTACGCCGGAGGGGAGGCCGTGGCCACCGTGCACACGGCGATGGCGGAGGTCGGGCAGGGCGGCGTCACCGTCCACGCCCAGATCGCCCGGACCGAACTGGGCGTCTCCCGGGTGACCATCCACCCGGCCGACACCCGCGTCGGATCGGCCGGTTCCACGTCCGCGTCCCGCCAGACGTACGTCACGGGCGGCGCCGTCCGGCACGCCTGCGCGACCGTCCGCGAGCGCGTCCTGGTACTCGGCCGGACGAAGTTCGGCACGTACCACCCGGCCTGGGCCACCGCCGGACTCCTGCTGGAGGACGGCAAGATCGTCACCGACGGGGGCGAGGTACTGGCGGCCCTCGCGGACGTCCTGGAGGGCGAGGAGCCCGTCGAGGCGGAGGCGGAGTGGCGGCACCGGCCCACCGAACCGTTCGACCTCCGCACTGGCCAGGGGACCGGCCACGTCCAGTACTCCTTCGCCGCCCACCGCGCGGTGGTGGAGGTGGACACGGAACTGGGCCTGGTGAAGGTCGTCGAACTGGCCTGCGCGCAGGACGTCGGCAAGGCCCTCAACCCGCTCTCCGTCACCGGGCAGATCCAGGGCGGGAGCACGCAGGGGCTGGGGCTGGCCGTCATGGAGGAGATCGCGGTCGACCCGGTCACGGGGAAGGTCCGCAACCCCTCCTTCACCGACTACCTCATCCCCACCATCCTCGACACCCCGGCCATGCCCGTCGACGTCCTCGAACTCGCCGACCCCCACGCGCCGTACGGGCTGCGGGGCGTGGGGGAGGCGCCGACGCTCTCCTCCACCCCCGCCGTCGTGGCCGCCATCCGGCAGGCGACGGGGCTGGCGCTGCGGAGGGTGCCGGTGCGGCCGGAGCATCTGACGGGGGGCTGA
- a CDS encoding dihydrofolate reductase, which produces MSDASADGGRTSGGRTSNGGTSGGRTTVGLIWAQARDGVIGAGNAIPWHLPEDLAHFKAVTLGHPVVMGRRTWDSLPPRFRPLPGRRNIVVTRDPHWAAGGADRAGSVAEALRLAADGAQDAPTPAEVWVIGGGEIYRAALEYATALAVTEVDVAVDGDTYAPAVDGSWTATEDTGWQSSAAASGLRYRMRRYAR; this is translated from the coding sequence ATGAGCGACGCGTCGGCGGACGGCGGCCGGACGAGCGGTGGCCGAACGAGCAACGGTGGGACGAGCGGCGGGCGGACGACGGTCGGGCTGATCTGGGCGCAGGCCCGCGACGGTGTGATCGGCGCGGGCAACGCCATCCCGTGGCACCTGCCCGAGGACCTGGCCCACTTCAAGGCCGTCACCCTCGGCCATCCGGTCGTGATGGGGCGCAGGACGTGGGATTCGCTGCCCCCGCGGTTCCGTCCCCTGCCGGGCCGGCGCAACATCGTCGTCACCCGCGACCCGCACTGGGCGGCCGGCGGCGCGGACCGCGCCGGGTCCGTCGCCGAGGCGCTGCGGCTCGCGGCGGACGGGGCGCAGGACGCGCCCACGCCCGCTGAGGTGTGGGTGATCGGCGGCGGCGAGATCTACCGGGCGGCCCTGGAGTACGCCACGGCGCTCGCGGTGACCGAGGTCGACGTGGCGGTGGACGGCGACACGTACGCGCCCGCCGTGGACGGGTCGTGGACGGCCACGGAGGACACCGGCTGGCAGTCGTCCGCCGCCGCCTCCGGACTGCGCTATCGCATGCGCCGATACGCCCGTTGA
- a CDS encoding NCS2 family permease, whose amino-acid sequence MTQPSVEPAATAAGASAGSCPPAGRSRLARLDRYFQISARGSTPAREVRGGVTTFMAMSYIVLLNPLILSGKDASGHTLGHAALITATALAAAVCTLLMGVVGRVPLALAAGLGVSGVLSSQVVPHMTWPQAMGMCVLYGGVIVLLVLTGLRELVMNAIPLALKHAITIGIGMFIALIGLVKAGFVHAAKGGGPVTLGPAGELAGWPVLVFCVTLLIVFMLQARNVPGAILIGIVTGTVLAVTVNAVADPGPGTWQSGAPELHGSAVSLPDFSLLGDVSFGGWGSLGALSVGVIVFTLVLAGFFDAMATIIGVGTEAGLADDRGRMPGLSRALLVDGAGGAIGGVTGASGQTVFIESATGVGEGARTGLSSVVTGLLFTACLFFTPLTRMVPGEVAAAALVVIGAMMMSHARHIDWNDRAVAVPAFLTVVLMPFTYSITAGVGAGVIAYTAIRTAEGRWREPGAFMWVLTAVFTVYFALHPIENWLGVT is encoded by the coding sequence ATGACGCAGCCATCCGTGGAGCCGGCGGCCACGGCCGCGGGCGCGAGCGCGGGCTCGTGTCCCCCGGCCGGCAGGTCCCGGCTCGCCCGGCTCGACCGGTACTTCCAGATCTCGGCACGCGGTTCCACCCCCGCCCGCGAGGTGCGCGGCGGCGTCACCACGTTCATGGCGATGTCCTACATCGTGCTGCTCAACCCGCTGATCCTGTCCGGCAAGGACGCGTCCGGGCACACCCTCGGCCACGCCGCCCTCATCACGGCGACCGCGCTGGCCGCCGCCGTCTGCACCCTGCTCATGGGCGTCGTCGGCAGGGTCCCGCTCGCGCTCGCCGCCGGGCTCGGCGTCTCCGGGGTGCTGTCGAGCCAGGTGGTCCCGCACATGACCTGGCCGCAGGCGATGGGCATGTGCGTGCTGTACGGGGGCGTCATCGTCCTGCTGGTCCTCACCGGGCTGCGCGAACTCGTCATGAACGCCATCCCGTTGGCGCTCAAGCACGCCATCACCATCGGCATCGGGATGTTCATCGCCCTCATCGGTCTGGTGAAGGCGGGGTTCGTGCACGCGGCCAAGGGCGGCGGGCCGGTGACCCTCGGCCCGGCGGGCGAGCTGGCCGGCTGGCCCGTGCTGGTCTTCTGCGTGACGCTGCTGATCGTCTTCATGCTCCAGGCGCGGAACGTCCCGGGCGCCATCCTCATCGGCATCGTGACCGGCACCGTCCTGGCCGTCACGGTCAACGCCGTCGCCGACCCCGGCCCCGGCACCTGGCAGTCCGGCGCCCCCGAACTCCACGGCAGCGCCGTCTCCCTGCCCGACTTCTCCCTCCTCGGCGACGTCTCCTTCGGCGGCTGGGGCTCGCTCGGCGCGCTGAGCGTCGGGGTGATCGTCTTCACCCTCGTCCTGGCCGGCTTCTTCGACGCGATGGCCACGATCATCGGCGTCGGCACGGAGGCCGGACTCGCCGACGACCGCGGCCGGATGCCCGGGCTCAGCCGGGCGCTGCTCGTCGACGGCGCGGGCGGAGCGATCGGCGGCGTCACGGGCGCGTCGGGCCAGACGGTGTTCATCGAGTCCGCGACCGGTGTCGGCGAAGGGGCCCGTACCGGACTGTCGTCCGTCGTCACCGGCCTCCTCTTCACCGCCTGCCTCTTCTTCACCCCGCTCACCCGGATGGTCCCGGGGGAGGTCGCGGCGGCGGCGCTGGTGGTCATCGGCGCGATGATGATGAGCCATGCGCGGCACATCGACTGGAACGACCGGGCGGTGGCCGTCCCCGCGTTCCTCACGGTCGTCCTCATGCCGTTCACGTACTCGATCACGGCCGGGGTCGGCGCGGGGGTGATCGCCTACACCGCGATCAGAACGGCCGAAGGGAGGTGGCGGGAGCCGGGAGCCTTCATGTGGGTGCTGACGGCGGTCTTCACGGTCTACTTCGCGCTGCACCCCATCGAGAACTGGCTGGGCGTCACATAG
- a CDS encoding TetR/AcrR family transcriptional regulator, with the protein MTAKSKDSRPGGRSARIRSAVHQAVVDLVGEIGADKVTVPAVARRAGVHPSSVYRRWGTTSALLADVADSRQEEEAPELLGDLRQDLERAAVWTLADLSRPGGVAFFRAEVAPDVDERRAGLRACLERVSARFGAPLEAAAGRGETPPSLERVLDRVVAPLYFRVVFSVPGTDERYARDLVAELCAGHPAGTSG; encoded by the coding sequence ATGACCGCCAAAAGCAAAGACAGCCGCCCCGGCGGCCGGAGCGCCCGCATCCGCTCCGCCGTCCACCAGGCGGTGGTGGATCTCGTCGGGGAAATCGGCGCCGACAAGGTGACCGTCCCGGCGGTGGCGCGCCGCGCCGGCGTCCACCCCAGTTCGGTGTACCGGCGCTGGGGGACGACCTCGGCCCTGCTCGCGGACGTGGCGGACAGCCGCCAGGAGGAGGAGGCGCCCGAGCTGCTCGGCGACCTCCGCCAGGACCTGGAGCGGGCGGCGGTGTGGACGCTCGCCGACCTCTCCCGGCCGGGAGGCGTGGCGTTCTTCCGTGCCGAGGTGGCGCCGGACGTGGACGAGCGCAGGGCGGGCCTCCGCGCCTGCCTGGAACGGGTCAGCGCCCGCTTCGGCGCCCCCTTGGAGGCGGCCGCCGGCCGCGGGGAGACGCCGCCCTCCCTGGAGCGGGTGCTCGACCGCGTCGTCGCACCCCTCTACTTCCGCGTGGTCTTCTCCGTCCCCGGGACGGACGAGCGCTACGCCCGGGACCTCGTCGCCGAGCTGTGCGCCGGGCACCCGGCCGGCACTTCCGGCTGA
- a CDS encoding FAD binding domain-containing protein, with protein sequence MDFLRPDRWEDALAAKAEHPAAVPLAGGTDVMVEINFDHRRPSHLLDLTRIGELYAWQTDGPDVRLGAAVPYARVITELSGPLPGLALAARTVGSPQIRNRGSVGGNLGAASPAGDSHPALLAAGAVVEAESVRGTRLVPVDAFYTGVKRNALAPDELIRAVRIRKAAGPQQFAKVGTRNAMVIAVCAFGLALHPDTRTVRTGIGSAAPTPVRARAAEDFLAAALDEGRCWDTGRPVSAAAAEEFAALASAACNPIDDVRGSAAYRRRAVGVMARRTLGWAWRQYTDGTTGETGEGNELCA encoded by the coding sequence ATGGACTTCCTGCGCCCCGACCGCTGGGAGGACGCGCTGGCCGCCAAGGCCGAGCACCCCGCGGCGGTGCCTCTGGCGGGCGGCACGGATGTGATGGTCGAGATCAACTTCGACCACCGCCGCCCCAGCCACCTCCTCGACCTCACCCGCATCGGCGAGCTGTACGCATGGCAGACCGACGGACCCGACGTCCGCCTCGGCGCCGCCGTCCCGTACGCCCGGGTGATCACCGAACTGTCCGGCCCGCTCCCCGGCCTCGCCCTCGCCGCCCGCACCGTCGGCTCGCCGCAGATCCGCAACCGCGGCAGCGTCGGCGGCAACCTCGGCGCCGCCTCCCCGGCCGGCGACTCCCACCCCGCGCTGCTCGCGGCGGGCGCCGTGGTGGAGGCGGAGTCGGTGCGCGGCACCCGGCTCGTACCGGTCGACGCCTTCTACACCGGCGTCAAGCGCAACGCCCTCGCCCCCGACGAGCTGATCCGTGCCGTGCGCATCCGGAAGGCCGCCGGGCCGCAGCAGTTCGCCAAGGTCGGCACGCGCAACGCGATGGTCATCGCCGTGTGCGCCTTCGGCCTCGCCCTGCACCCCGACACCCGGACCGTCCGCACCGGCATCGGCTCGGCGGCGCCGACGCCCGTCCGGGCGCGGGCGGCGGAGGACTTCCTGGCCGCCGCCCTCGACGAGGGCCGCTGCTGGGACACCGGCCGGCCCGTATCGGCCGCAGCCGCCGAGGAGTTCGCCGCCCTCGCGTCGGCCGCCTGCAACCCCATCGACGACGTGCGCGGCAGCGCGGCCTACCGCCGCCGCGCGGTGGGGGTCATGGCCCGGCGCACGCTCGGCTGGGCGTGGCGGCAGTACACGGACGGGACGACGGGGGAGACGGGAGAGGGGAACGAGCTGTGCGCGTGA